The following proteins are co-located in the Deinococcus radiotolerans genome:
- the acnA gene encoding aconitate hydratase AcnA has translation MAMNLFGTRDVLTTQSGQKLYYYNLNKLKEQGHDISRLPVSIKVLLESVLREANDYDVRREDVTTVAGWKPVNEEVEIPFKPARVILQDFTGVPAVVDLAAMRSAMVKLGGDPSKINPLIPVDLVIDHSVQVDEFGTDFALANNMALEFERNRERYEFLRWGQQAFDNFGVVPPASGIVHQVNLEYLAKGVQSRPEDDGVVVYPDSLVGTDSHTTMINGLGIVGWGVGGIEAEAVMLGQPIYMLMPEVIGFKITGAMPEGATATDLALRVTEMLRAKGVVGKFVEFYGAGLSNMTLPDRATIANMAPEYGATMGFFPVDDEALRYLRRTGRLDTEVELVEAYYKAQGMYRTDETVDPVFTDTIELDLGTIVPSLAGPKRPQDRVDLSGMHTVFNEALTAPVKARGFELPADKLDAQGTIGGTDIKIGHGAVTLASITSCTNTSNPSVLIAAGLVAKKAVQLGLKSKPWVKTSLAPGSRVVTEYLEAAGLQSYLDQIGFNTVGYGCMTCIGNSGPLPEPVVEAIQEGDLVVASVLSGNRNFEGRVNPHIKANYLASPPLVVAYALAGTVVNDIVNDPIGTGPDGQSVYLRDVWPTTAEIQQVMDQAINAEMFKKVYDGIEKSNQDWNAIPVAEGALYDWKEDSTYIQNPPFFDNLAGGPSDIVSIEGARALVKVGDSVTTDHISPAGSFKADTPAGKFLTERGIQPKDFNSYGSRRGNDRIMTRGTFANIRLKNQLAPGTEGGFTTDYTTGQVSSIYDASQNYKASNIPLVIFAGKDYGMGSSRDWAAKGTFLLGVKAVIAESFERIHRSNLVGMGVLPLQYKNGETAESLGINGDETFDVILPGDLKPRQDVDVKITAADGTSRTITVQCRIDTPVEIDYYKNGGILQTVLRGILAKGNEVKA, from the coding sequence ATGGCGATGAACCTGTTCGGGACGCGCGACGTCCTCACCACGCAAAGCGGTCAGAAACTCTACTACTACAACCTGAACAAACTTAAGGAGCAGGGCCACGACATCAGCCGCCTGCCCGTCAGCATCAAGGTGCTGCTCGAGAGCGTCCTGCGCGAAGCGAACGACTACGACGTCCGCCGCGAGGACGTCACCACCGTCGCGGGGTGGAAACCCGTCAACGAGGAAGTCGAGATTCCCTTCAAGCCCGCCCGCGTGATCCTCCAGGACTTCACCGGCGTGCCTGCCGTCGTGGACCTCGCCGCCATGCGCAGCGCCATGGTCAAGCTCGGCGGCGACCCCAGCAAGATCAACCCGCTGATCCCCGTGGACCTCGTCATCGACCACTCCGTGCAGGTCGACGAGTTCGGCACCGACTTCGCGCTGGCCAACAACATGGCCCTCGAATTCGAACGCAACCGCGAACGCTACGAGTTCCTCCGCTGGGGCCAGCAGGCCTTCGACAACTTCGGCGTCGTGCCCCCCGCCAGCGGCATCGTGCACCAGGTCAACCTGGAGTACCTCGCCAAGGGCGTCCAGAGCCGCCCCGAAGACGACGGCGTCGTCGTGTACCCCGACAGCCTCGTCGGCACCGATTCCCACACCACCATGATCAACGGTCTGGGCATCGTCGGCTGGGGCGTCGGCGGCATCGAGGCCGAAGCCGTCATGCTCGGCCAGCCCATCTACATGCTGATGCCCGAAGTGATCGGCTTCAAGATCACCGGCGCCATGCCCGAAGGCGCCACCGCCACCGACCTCGCGCTGCGCGTCACCGAGATGCTGCGCGCCAAAGGAGTGGTGGGCAAGTTCGTCGAGTTCTACGGTGCGGGCCTGAGCAACATGACCCTCCCCGACCGCGCCACCATCGCCAACATGGCCCCCGAGTACGGCGCGACCATGGGCTTCTTCCCTGTGGACGACGAGGCGCTGCGCTACCTGCGCCGCACCGGCCGCCTGGACACCGAAGTCGAACTGGTCGAGGCGTACTACAAGGCCCAGGGCATGTACCGCACCGACGAGACCGTCGATCCCGTCTTCACCGACACCATCGAACTCGACCTCGGCACCATCGTCCCCAGCTTGGCCGGTCCCAAGCGTCCCCAGGACCGCGTGGACCTGTCCGGTATGCATACCGTCTTCAACGAGGCCCTCACCGCGCCCGTCAAGGCCCGCGGCTTCGAACTGCCCGCGGATAAGCTGGACGCGCAGGGCACCATCGGCGGCACCGACATCAAGATTGGCCACGGCGCCGTGACCCTGGCCAGCATCACCAGCTGCACGAACACCAGCAACCCCAGCGTGCTCATCGCCGCGGGCTTGGTCGCCAAGAAAGCCGTCCAGCTGGGCCTCAAGAGCAAGCCCTGGGTCAAGACCAGCCTCGCCCCCGGCAGCCGCGTTGTGACCGAGTACCTCGAAGCCGCCGGGCTCCAGAGCTACCTCGACCAGATCGGCTTCAACACCGTCGGTTACGGCTGCATGACCTGCATTGGCAACAGCGGCCCCCTTCCCGAACCCGTCGTGGAAGCCATCCAGGAAGGTGACCTCGTCGTCGCCAGCGTCCTGTCCGGCAACCGCAACTTCGAAGGCCGCGTCAACCCGCACATCAAGGCCAACTACCTCGCCAGCCCGCCCCTGGTCGTCGCGTACGCCCTGGCCGGGACGGTCGTGAACGACATCGTGAACGACCCCATCGGCACCGGCCCCGACGGTCAGAGCGTGTACCTGCGCGACGTGTGGCCCACCACCGCCGAAATCCAGCAGGTCATGGACCAGGCCATCAACGCTGAGATGTTCAAGAAGGTCTACGACGGCATTGAGAAGAGCAACCAGGACTGGAACGCCATCCCCGTCGCCGAAGGCGCGCTGTACGACTGGAAGGAAGACAGCACCTACATCCAGAACCCGCCCTTCTTCGACAACCTCGCCGGTGGCCCCAGCGACATCGTCAGCATCGAGGGCGCCCGCGCCCTGGTGAAGGTCGGCGACTCCGTCACCACCGACCACATCAGCCCCGCCGGCAGCTTCAAGGCCGACACCCCCGCCGGGAAGTTCCTCACCGAACGCGGCATCCAGCCCAAGGACTTCAACAGCTACGGCAGCCGCCGCGGCAACGACCGCATCATGACGCGCGGCACGTTTGCCAACATCCGCCTGAAGAACCAGCTCGCCCCCGGCACCGAAGGCGGCTTCACCACCGACTACACCACCGGCCAGGTCAGCAGCATCTACGACGCTTCTCAGAACTACAAGGCCAGCAACATCCCCCTGGTCATCTTCGCGGGCAAGGACTACGGCATGGGCAGCAGCCGCGACTGGGCCGCCAAGGGCACCTTCCTGCTCGGTGTGAAGGCCGTCATCGCCGAGAGCTTCGAGCGCATCCACCGCAGCAACCTCGTCGGCATGGGCGTCCTGCCCCTGCAGTACAAGAACGGTGAGACCGCCGAGAGCTTAGGCATCAACGGCGACGAGACCTTCGACGTGATCCTCCCCGGCGACCTCAAACCCCGCCAGGACGTCGACGTGAAGATCACCGCCGCCGACGGCACGAGCCGCACCATCACCGTCCAGTGCCGCATCGACACCCCCGTCGAGATCGACTACTACAAGAACGGCGGCATCCTCCAGACCGTTCTGCGCGGCATCCTCGCCAAAGGCAACGAAGTCAAGGCGTAA
- a CDS encoding mycothiol transferase, which produces MARLIGMMTYKRETTLQAVQGLNVEELDLIPDGHANSAGMLLAHTAAMERIYQVISDGHADPDSALEAHHWPGLNLGEQGHAKLRGRPLRHDLEELNRVRTGTLELLAARDDAWPDEPLPFWGDMRNWHLMWFHVFDLASHESQKPVPPLFC; this is translated from the coding sequence ATGGCCCGCCTGATCGGGATGATGACGTATAAGCGAGAGACGACGTTGCAAGCGGTACAGGGTCTGAACGTGGAGGAGCTGGACCTCATTCCGGATGGACACGCGAACAGTGCGGGCATGCTGCTGGCGCACACGGCGGCCATGGAGCGGATCTACCAGGTGATCAGTGACGGACACGCCGATCCGGACAGCGCGCTGGAGGCGCATCACTGGCCCGGCCTGAATCTGGGTGAACAGGGCCACGCGAAGCTGCGCGGGCGGCCCCTACGGCATGACCTGGAGGAGCTGAATCGGGTGCGGACCGGAACGCTGGAACTTCTGGCCGCGCGGGACGACGCGTGGCCGGATGAGCCACTGCCCTTCTGGGGAGACATGAGGAACTGGCATCTCATGTGGTTTCACGTGTTTGATCTAGCATCACATGAATCACAAAAACCCGTTCCACCTTTGTTCTGTTGA
- a CDS encoding DNA methyltransferase — protein sequence PVCSSLSSKGSDSGSHLWSTTSNGVTYHPHANGWAVSREVMERYDRDGLLYFPNDPGGRLRLKRYLDESLGEKIQSLWDDIPPLSAHALERLGYPTQKPVSLLERILSASSNPGDVVLDPFCGCGTTISAAEKLGRQWIGIDSTHLSVGLIKARLKRDFDLLPKQDYQEHGTPSDLAAAQYFAEQDPFQFQFWIVGEIGAQAFGGMGDSRKGKKGGDTGIDGQLFFRTPDGVKIERAIVSVKAGRNLNPAMVRDLRGTVEREKAAIGVLLLAHEPTRGMLQEAASAGVYSWGGRVYPKLQLLTVAQLLAGQQPDLPRGVVNVSLEQKPAKALTGKRAKDKGASPLFAP from the coding sequence CTCCAGTGTGCTCGTCCCTCTCTTCGAAAGGGTCAGATTCTGGAAGTCATCTCTGGAGCACTACCTCAAACGGCGTGACCTATCATCCTCATGCCAATGGCTGGGCCGTCAGCAGGGAAGTGATGGAACGCTATGACCGCGATGGTCTCCTGTACTTCCCCAACGACCCAGGCGGCCGCCTTCGGCTGAAACGATATCTGGATGAATCACTAGGCGAGAAGATTCAATCGTTATGGGATGACATTCCGCCACTCAGTGCCCATGCCTTGGAACGGTTGGGATACCCAACGCAGAAGCCAGTTTCTTTACTCGAGCGTATTTTGTCCGCCAGTAGCAATCCGGGCGACGTCGTCTTGGATCCCTTCTGCGGCTGTGGCACAACGATCAGCGCTGCTGAAAAACTCGGACGTCAGTGGATCGGTATCGACAGCACACACTTGAGCGTCGGCCTGATCAAGGCGAGATTGAAACGCGACTTTGATCTGCTGCCCAAGCAGGATTACCAGGAGCACGGCACGCCGAGTGATCTGGCGGCCGCACAGTACTTCGCGGAGCAGGATCCATTCCAGTTCCAGTTCTGGATCGTGGGTGAGATCGGTGCGCAGGCCTTTGGCGGGATGGGTGACAGCCGGAAGGGCAAGAAAGGGGGCGATACAGGGATCGACGGTCAGCTCTTCTTCCGGACACCAGACGGCGTCAAGATTGAACGGGCCATCGTGAGCGTGAAGGCTGGGCGCAATCTGAATCCTGCAATGGTGCGCGATCTGCGAGGCACAGTGGAGCGGGAGAAGGCGGCAATCGGCGTGCTGCTGCTGGCGCATGAACCGACACGTGGCATGCTGCAGGAGGCGGCAAGTGCAGGCGTGTACTCGTGGGGCGGTCGGGTTTACCCGAAGCTTCAGCTTCTGACGGTAGCGCAGCTGCTCGCTGGTCAGCAGCCGGATTTACCGCGGGGCGTGGTGAACGTGAGCCTCGAACAAAAGCCCGCGAAGGCTTTGACGGGCAAGCGGGCCAAAGACAAGGGGGCCTCCCCGCTGTTTGCTCCGTAG